ACCATCGAGCCGGGCGGTATCACAGTCCGCTGCGTCACCAAGGCGCCCGCGCCGACAATGGATTGGCTCCCAATTACCGCCCCGTCCAAAATCACCGCCCCCATGCCAATGAGCACCTCGTCCTCGACGGTGCAGGCATGCACAATCGCGCTGTGCCCCACGGTGACGTAATTGCCGATGAGGCAGGGGTATTCGTCGGCCAGGTGCACCACCGCGTTGTCCTGCACGTTGCTATGGTGGCCCACGACAATGCGATTAATGTCTCCCCGCAGCACGGCGTTGTACCACACGCTGGCATGGTCACCCAAAGTTACATCGCCCACCACCACGGCCCCCTTGGCAATGTACACCTGCCGGCCCACCACCGGTTGCTTCCGCAAAAACTGTTTCAACTGTTCGTGCAACTTATCCATGGCCTCAACCTACCCCAAACCCCGCCCGCCAGCCATGCCAAAAATGGTTACCGTCGTGTGAAACTTTCGGTCTGTTAAAACGGCTGAATACGTGTTAGTATATCACTTATACATCCTAAGTTTATGCAACTTCATCCACTGCCAGCGGGGAGTTACATAGCCGCCTTGGTCCTCCTATGGTTGGTCCCTTCCTTAGCCGCTGCGGAAGCGGTCCTGTACAAAGGCCACGCCGTTGACCCGGAGCGCGTGCTGGTCAAAATCAAGGCCGCTCCCCGCGGTCAGCTTGCCGCCCCGACCGCCCACGATTGGGCCGCGCTGGGCGAAATGCCGCAAGGCCAGTTTGCGCTGTTGCCCGGATGGCTGGTGTTGGAAGAAACGCCCGAGGCCAGGGCCGCCGCTGGCGCAGCCCCCGAGGCCAAAGCAGCCGTCCGACGGCTGGCGGAGCGTTTGGAAAAACTGCAGCGCAGCGGCTGGTTTGAGTGGGTGGAACCTGATTGGATTTTGAAACAATGCGCCACGCCCACGGACGCCGCGTTTTCCGATGGCCGGCTTTGGGGCCTGCGCAACACCGGCCAGAACGGCGGCACCGCCGGCGTGGACATTGGCGCGGTCAACGCATGGGACATCACCGTGGGCTCCACCAACGTTATTGTGGCCGTGGTGGATACCGGCATCCGCTATACCCACCAGGATTTGCAGGCCAACATGTGGCGCAACCCCGGTGAAGTGCCCGGCAACGGCGTGGACGATGACCGCGATGGTTATGTGGACAATGTGTTTGGCATCAACGCCATTAACGGCTCCGGCAATCCCATGGACGATAATGGCCACG
This is a stretch of genomic DNA from Fontisphaera persica. It encodes these proteins:
- a CDS encoding gamma carbonic anhydrase family protein, which translates into the protein MDKLHEQLKQFLRKQPVVGRQVYIAKGAVVVGDVTLGDHASVWYNAVLRGDINRIVVGHHSNVQDNAVVHLADEYPCLIGNYVTVGHSAIVHACTVEDEVLIGMGAVILDGAVIGSQSIVGAGALVTQRTVIPPGSMVLGSPAKVVRPLTAEERAGLKYWAEKYAANAAYHLQHKINVGKPLKS